From Staphylococcus sp. M0911, a single genomic window includes:
- the lepB gene encoding signal peptidase I has product MKTVIKYLISLIFAIIIVLFIQTFLIRGDIVTDDNMSPTLVKGDRLIVNKIKVTFNLLDTGDIIMYNIDGHTHFGRIIGEPGQSIEIRNNKIYRDDREVKDKFAKNRQLKNFSLRDMKYSDGDIISPKHYFVLNDNDHNQSDSRRYGLIDKKNIIGDISIKYYPFEAFTTDFK; this is encoded by the coding sequence GTGAAAACTGTTATTAAATATTTGATTTCCTTAATATTTGCGATTATTATTGTACTGTTCATCCAAACATTCCTAATTAGAGGAGATATTGTCACAGATGACAATATGTCACCTACTTTAGTTAAAGGTGATAGATTAATTGTTAATAAAATAAAAGTGACATTCAATTTATTGGATACTGGTGATATTATTATGTACAACATTGACGGACATACGCATTTTGGTAGGATTATAGGCGAACCAGGTCAATCTATTGAAATAAGAAATAATAAAATTTATCGTGATGATAGAGAAGTTAAAGATAAATTTGCGAAAAATAGACAATTAAAAAACTTTTCATTAAGAGATATGAAATATTCTGATGGCGATATCATTTCCCCTAAACATTATTTTGTGTTAAATGATAATGATCATAATCAATCAGACTCTAGACGCTATGGTTTAATTGATAAAAAGAATATTATTGGAGATATAAGTATTAAATATTATCCGTTTGAAGCATTTACGACAGATTTTAAATGA
- the lepB gene encoding signal peptidase I, which translates to MKKEIMEWVIAIVVALALVFLIGKFVGQPYTIKGDSMDPTLKDGERVVVNIMGYKIGDVKKGNVIVFHANKKDDYVKRVIGVPGDKVQYKKDQLYINGKKQDEPYLNYNEKRKQVEYITGTFQVKDLANANSKSNVIPKDKYLVLGDNREVSKDSRSFGLIDKDQIVGKVSFRFWPLNEFKFNFNPDNTKN; encoded by the coding sequence TTGAAAAAAGAAATTATGGAGTGGGTTATTGCCATAGTAGTGGCTTTAGCATTAGTGTTTTTAATAGGAAAATTTGTTGGTCAACCGTATACAATTAAAGGTGATTCAATGGACCCAACATTAAAAGACGGTGAACGTGTAGTTGTAAATATTATGGGATATAAAATAGGTGATGTGAAAAAAGGGAATGTCATCGTTTTTCATGCTAACAAGAAAGATGACTACGTAAAACGTGTGATTGGGGTACCTGGTGATAAAGTACAATATAAAAAAGACCAATTATACATTAATGGTAAGAAACAAGACGAACCATATTTAAATTATAATGAGAAGCGTAAGCAAGTTGAATATATTACAGGTACTTTCCAAGTGAAAGATTTAGCTAATGCAAATTCTAAATCTAATGTTATACCTAAAGATAAATACTTAGTTCTAGGTGATAATCGTGAAGTAAGTAAAGATAGTCGTTCTTTCGGCTTAATCGATAAAGATCAAATTGTTGGTAAAGTATCATTCAGATTCTGGCCATTAAATGAATTTAAATTTAACTTTAATCCAGATAATACTAAAAATTAA
- a CDS encoding glycerophosphodiester phosphodiesterase: protein MFKHPKTTLFLLFFIFLSFIGLFIYTYFQNTRVKSEQFNNKASQHSKWHTNPTQETFVTIAHRGASGYAPEHTLNAYDKSHHDIGASYIEIDLQRTKDGQLIAMHDDSVDRTTNGHGKIKDLTLAQIKELNAGEWFNQLHPEKAKPEYQNAKVPTLDEILSRYGKHANYYIETKSPNVYPGMEDQLLQTLQKHDLLNKTSLKNGHVMIQSFSEDSLLKIHHQNKSIPLVRLLKKHQLQQMTDKDLKYIRKYATGISPEYTDLNESNTVHLKDLGFIVHPFTVDKSADMKRLNRYGVDGVFTNYADKYKRISH from the coding sequence ATGTTTAAACATCCCAAAACTACTTTATTTTTATTATTTTTTATATTTTTGTCTTTCATTGGTCTGTTTATTTATACTTACTTCCAAAACACTCGTGTTAAATCTGAACAGTTCAATAACAAAGCCAGTCAACATTCAAAATGGCATACCAATCCCACACAAGAAACATTTGTAACAATTGCACATAGAGGCGCGAGTGGTTATGCGCCTGAACATACACTTAATGCCTATGATAAAAGTCATCATGATATTGGCGCCTCATACATAGAGATTGATTTACAAAGAACAAAAGACGGCCAACTCATAGCGATGCATGATGATTCAGTTGATCGAACTACTAATGGTCATGGCAAAATCAAAGATTTAACGCTAGCACAAATTAAAGAACTAAACGCTGGTGAATGGTTTAATCAATTACATCCTGAAAAGGCTAAACCAGAATATCAAAATGCCAAAGTACCAACCTTAGATGAAATACTGTCAAGATATGGTAAACATGCAAATTATTACATCGAAACAAAATCACCTAATGTTTATCCAGGTATGGAAGATCAACTTTTACAAACACTTCAAAAACATGATTTATTAAATAAAACCTCTTTAAAAAATGGTCATGTTATGATTCAATCCTTTTCTGAAGATAGTCTGTTAAAAATCCATCATCAAAATAAGTCTATTCCGTTAGTTAGATTATTAAAAAAACACCAATTACAACAAATGACAGATAAAGACTTAAAATATATTCGCAAATACGCAACAGGCATTAGTCCAGAATATACTGACTTAAATGAATCTAACACTGTTCATTTAAAAGATTTAGGTTTTATCGTACATCCTTTTACTGTAGATAAAAGTGCTGATATGAAACGATTAAATCGTTATGGTGTCGACGGTGTCTTCACCAACTATGCAGATAAATATAAACGTATTTCACATTAA
- a CDS encoding TVP38/TMEM64 family protein gives MSFEQLEEWFDLFRQFGYIPGFVLIYFRAIIPILPLTLYVILIMHTYGAIVGIIICWLGIVSGTFTMFLIFKRLVNTNKMKQFKTKRSVQRLISFIDRQGLIPLFILLCFPFTPNTLINVVASLSHIKTKYYFIVLTLSKLISITVLGIMGREVTTIFTNPIRAIVTILFFIILWFISKRVEKHFMGSTKE, from the coding sequence TTGTCGTTTGAACAGTTAGAAGAGTGGTTTGATTTATTTCGGCAATTTGGATATATTCCAGGTTTTGTGCTCATTTATTTTCGTGCGATTATTCCAATATTACCACTAACGTTATATGTCATATTAATAATGCATACATATGGTGCAATCGTAGGTATTATCATTTGTTGGCTAGGTATTGTTTCCGGTACTTTTACTATGTTTTTAATATTCAAGCGATTAGTCAACACAAATAAGATGAAGCAATTTAAAACTAAGCGATCTGTACAACGATTAATTAGTTTTATTGATAGACAAGGTTTAATACCATTATTTATATTATTATGCTTTCCATTTACACCAAATACCTTGATTAATGTCGTAGCAAGCCTTTCACATATTAAGACAAAGTATTATTTTATTGTACTAACTTTATCTAAATTGATTTCTATCACTGTATTAGGGATAATGGGACGAGAAGTAACGACTATTTTCACTAATCCGATAAGAGCAATTGTGACTATACTTTTTTTCATCATACTTTGGTTTATCAGTAAAAGAGTAGAAAAGCATTTTATGGGCTCTACTAAGGAGTGA
- the addB gene encoding helicase-exonuclease AddAB subunit AddB yields the protein MELNAYIGRAGTGKSTAMVNEIKDKMKRDPLGDPIILIAPTQSTFQFEQAFVNDEALNGSLRTEVLHFERLSHRVFQEVGGFTEQRLSKAATEMMIYHLVQQYQDDMKLYRSQAKYFGFSEKLAEQIQDFKKYSVVPEHIDEFLNTHHVQTRTKHKLEDISLIYKQFESRMHGQFITVEDSLRQFIKQMDQSEWLKRSEIYIDGFHNFSTLEYEMIQALVKHAKKVTVLLTTDGNQDAFSLFRKPSEVLTHLEDIAQDLHIQLNKNIFTDIYRFENNDLKSLESQFDALQITPQKSEGFIDIFESSSMREEINEIARQIHKDTRDNQLRFQDIAILYRDASYADLFESILPLYQIPFNIDTKRSMTHHPIMEMIRSLIEVIQSNWHINAMMRLLKTNVLTDQFKNSTHLIDLLENFAIERGIYGKKWLDDEIFNIENFRKMGRKEHQLTQEERDTFEQVVKLKTDVIDKILHFEQAMNEGETVRDFATAFYESMEYFELPNHLMTERDMLDNDGYHEQAEEIDQIWNGLIQILDDLVTVFENENMSLSRFLEVFDIGLEQLEFVMIPQTLDQVSIGTMDLAKVDNKKHIFLVGMNDGSMPQPISSSSLISDDEKKLFEENAQIELSPTSDILQMDEAFVCYIAMSRATSKVTFSYSLMGASGDEKEMSPFLAQIKDIYQDLNAINIHQMHQAQPMSLIEHVHQTKINLFESLRAWLDEEIVADTWIDAYQVMRDDEHLNKDLDYLITSLTYDNETTQLSETLAQDLYGKTINASVSRFEGYQQCPFKHYASHGLRLNERTKYELQNFDLGDIFHSVLKYISDRINGDFKHLDQKKIKSLTTEALETILPKVQFNLLNSSAYYRYLSRRIGAIVETTLNALKYQGDYTKFKPQQFETGFRKKPKSDDELIAQSLTTKQGVPINIRGQIDRIDTYTKDNQSYVNIIDYKSSESSATLDLTKVYYGLQMQMMTYMDIVLQNQDRLGLTDIVKPGGLLYFHVHEPRLKLKNWSEIDQEKIEKDYIKSFKMSGLVNSDEDVLDALDIRLEPKFKSDIVPVGLTAKGAISKAGSQVADEKTIYKFIEHNKNNFIDTATHIMDGHTEVSPLKYKQTLPCQFCSYQSVCHVDGMIDSKRYRTVDESINPIEVIQQMEENGGEDE from the coding sequence ATGGAATTAAATGCATATATAGGTAGAGCTGGGACTGGTAAATCCACAGCAATGGTTAACGAAATTAAAGATAAAATGAAACGTGACCCACTTGGAGATCCAATTATTTTAATCGCTCCAACACAAAGTACATTTCAATTTGAACAAGCATTTGTCAATGACGAAGCATTGAATGGTAGCTTAAGAACCGAAGTACTTCACTTTGAAAGATTAAGTCATAGAGTATTCCAAGAAGTTGGAGGCTTTACGGAACAGCGACTTTCTAAGGCTGCGACAGAAATGATGATTTATCATCTAGTACAACAATATCAAGATGATATGAAATTATATCGTTCGCAAGCTAAATATTTTGGATTTAGTGAAAAGTTAGCAGAGCAGATTCAAGATTTTAAAAAGTACTCTGTTGTACCAGAACATATAGATGAATTTTTAAATACACATCATGTTCAAACAAGAACAAAACATAAATTAGAAGATATTTCTTTAATATATAAGCAATTTGAATCGAGAATGCACGGACAATTTATTACAGTAGAGGACTCATTACGTCAATTTATCAAACAAATGGATCAATCTGAGTGGTTGAAACGGTCAGAAATATACATAGATGGCTTCCACAACTTTTCAACATTAGAATATGAAATGATACAAGCATTGGTAAAGCATGCTAAGAAAGTAACAGTATTACTCACTACTGATGGCAATCAAGATGCTTTCAGTTTATTTAGAAAACCCTCAGAAGTACTTACTCATCTCGAAGATATAGCACAAGATTTGCATATTCAATTAAATAAAAATATCTTTACAGATATTTATCGCTTTGAAAATAATGACTTAAAATCATTGGAGTCACAATTTGATGCATTACAAATCACGCCACAGAAATCAGAGGGATTTATCGATATCTTCGAATCATCAAGTATGAGAGAAGAAATAAATGAAATCGCACGTCAAATACATAAAGACACACGAGATAATCAATTACGTTTTCAAGACATTGCGATCCTCTATAGAGATGCGTCTTATGCGGATTTATTTGAATCTATATTACCTTTATATCAAATTCCATTTAATATCGATACAAAGCGTTCAATGACACATCATCCTATTATGGAAATGATTCGTTCATTAATCGAAGTCATACAATCTAATTGGCATATCAATGCAATGATGCGTTTGTTAAAAACAAATGTACTCACAGACCAATTTAAAAATAGCACCCATCTTATAGATTTATTGGAAAACTTTGCGATAGAACGAGGAATATATGGCAAAAAATGGTTAGATGATGAGATATTTAATATTGAAAACTTTAGAAAAATGGGACGTAAAGAACATCAACTGACTCAAGAAGAAAGAGACACATTCGAACAGGTAGTTAAATTAAAAACAGATGTCATCGATAAAATTTTACACTTTGAACAAGCCATGAATGAAGGCGAAACAGTACGTGATTTTGCGACGGCATTTTATGAGAGTATGGAGTATTTTGAATTGCCGAATCATTTGATGACTGAGAGAGATATGCTAGATAATGATGGCTATCATGAACAAGCTGAAGAAATTGATCAAATTTGGAACGGATTAATACAAATTTTAGATGACCTAGTGACCGTCTTTGAGAACGAAAATATGTCATTATCCCGTTTCTTGGAAGTGTTTGATATAGGATTAGAACAATTAGAATTTGTTATGATTCCACAAACACTAGATCAAGTAAGTATTGGTACCATGGATTTAGCAAAAGTAGATAATAAAAAGCATATCTTCCTAGTAGGTATGAATGATGGTTCAATGCCACAACCCATTTCTTCCTCTAGTTTAATTAGTGACGATGAAAAGAAATTATTTGAAGAAAATGCCCAAATTGAATTAAGCCCTACGTCAGATATTCTACAAATGGATGAAGCATTTGTGTGTTATATCGCGATGAGCCGTGCAACATCTAAAGTGACATTTTCATATAGTTTAATGGGGGCATCTGGTGATGAAAAAGAAATGAGTCCATTTTTAGCTCAAATTAAAGATATTTATCAAGACTTGAATGCGATAAATATCCATCAGATGCATCAAGCGCAACCTATGTCGTTAATTGAACATGTACATCAGACTAAAATTAATTTGTTTGAATCACTTAGAGCGTGGTTAGACGAAGAAATTGTAGCAGATACATGGATAGATGCATACCAAGTTATGAGAGATGACGAGCATTTAAATAAGGACCTAGATTACTTAATTACGTCTTTAACTTATGATAATGAGACAACACAACTTAGTGAAACACTGGCGCAAGACTTATATGGTAAAACAATCAATGCAAGTGTATCGAGATTCGAAGGATATCAACAATGTCCATTTAAACACTACGCTTCACATGGCTTACGACTCAATGAACGTACAAAATATGAATTACAGAACTTTGATTTAGGTGATATCTTCCATTCTGTATTGAAATACATTTCAGATCGTATCAATGGCGATTTTAAACATTTAGATCAAAAGAAAATCAAGTCATTAACTACTGAAGCATTAGAAACTATTCTACCTAAAGTGCAATTTAATTTACTGAATTCATCTGCATATTACCGCTACTTATCACGAAGAATAGGTGCCATTGTTGAGACGACACTCAATGCATTAAAATATCAAGGCGATTATACAAAATTCAAACCACAACAATTTGAAACAGGTTTCCGTAAAAAGCCTAAATCTGATGATGAGTTAATTGCACAATCATTAACAACTAAACAAGGTGTACCCATTAATATCAGAGGTCAAATTGACCGTATTGATACGTATACTAAAGACAATCAAAGCTATGTTAATATTATCGATTATAAATCGTCAGAAAGTAGTGCTACGCTTGATTTAACGAAAGTGTATTATGGCTTACAAATGCAAATGATGACATATATGGATATTGTGCTTCAAAATCAAGATAGATTAGGATTAACAGATATAGTTAAGCCAGGCGGATTACTATATTTCCATGTTCATGAGCCAAGATTAAAATTGAAAAACTGGTCGGAAATTGATCAAGAGAAAATAGAAAAAGATTATATTAAATCATTTAAAATGAGTGGATTAGTTAATAGTGATGAAGATGTTTTAGATGCATTAGATATTCGATTAGAACCTAAGTTTAAATCCGATATAGTACCAGTTGGTTTAACGGCTAAAGGTGCTATTAGTAAAGCTGGTAGTCAAGTTGCGGATGAAAAAACCATTTATAAATTTATAGAACATAATAAAAATAACTTTATTGATACAGCAACACATATTATGGATGGTCACACAGAAGTATCACCACTTAAATATAAACAAACATTGCCATGTCAATTTTGTAGTTATCAATCAGTATGTCATGTGGATGGTATGATTGATAGTAAACGATATCGCACAGTTGATGAATCGATTAATCCAATAGAAGT
- a CDS encoding argininosuccinate synthase has translation MKEKIVLAYSGGLDTSVAVQWLIDKGYDVVACCLDVGEGKDLDLVHDKALKMGAVECHIIDATKEFSDDYVSYAIKGNLMYENAYPLVSALSRPLISKKLVEIAEKTNSVGIAHGCTGKGNDQVRFEVAIKALNPNLKAFAPVREWAWSREEEIDYAIKHNIPVSINYDSPYSIDQNLWGRANECGILEDPYAAPPEDAFDLTNALEDTPDEADEIILSFKNGVPVQVDGKDYNLDDLILYLNELAGKHGIGRIDHVENRLVGIKSREIYETPGAEVILKAHKALETITLTKDVAHFKPVIEKQFSEQVYNGLWFSPLTDSLKQFIDSTQQYVEGDVRVKLFKGNAIVNGRKSPYTLYDEKLATYTKEDAFNQEAAVGFIDIYGLPTQVNAMLHGGYSNE, from the coding sequence ATGAAAGAGAAAATCGTTTTAGCATATTCCGGAGGATTAGATACAAGCGTTGCAGTACAATGGTTAATTGACAAAGGATACGATGTAGTCGCTTGTTGTTTAGATGTAGGAGAAGGTAAAGATTTAGACCTTGTTCATGACAAAGCATTAAAAATGGGTGCTGTAGAATGTCACATCATTGATGCAACAAAAGAATTTAGTGATGATTATGTTAGCTATGCTATTAAAGGGAATTTAATGTATGAAAATGCATATCCATTAGTATCAGCATTATCTCGTCCCCTAATCTCTAAAAAGTTAGTTGAAATTGCTGAAAAAACAAATTCAGTAGGTATTGCTCACGGATGTACAGGTAAAGGTAATGACCAAGTACGTTTCGAAGTTGCTATTAAAGCCCTTAATCCTAACTTAAAAGCATTTGCACCAGTAAGAGAATGGGCATGGAGTCGTGAAGAAGAAATTGATTATGCTATCAAACATAATATTCCAGTTTCTATTAACTATGATTCACCTTATTCCATCGATCAAAATTTATGGGGTAGAGCTAACGAATGCGGTATTTTAGAAGATCCATATGCTGCTCCCCCTGAAGATGCCTTCGATTTAACGAATGCATTAGAAGATACACCTGATGAAGCTGATGAAATTATCCTTTCATTTAAAAATGGTGTACCTGTTCAAGTTGATGGTAAAGATTACAATTTAGATGACTTAATCCTTTATTTAAATGAATTAGCTGGTAAACATGGTATTGGTAGAATTGACCATGTTGAAAATAGATTAGTAGGTATTAAATCAAGAGAAATCTATGAAACACCAGGTGCGGAAGTCATCTTAAAAGCACATAAAGCATTAGAAACAATTACGCTTACTAAAGACGTGGCACACTTCAAACCAGTCATTGAAAAGCAATTTTCTGAACAAGTGTACAATGGTTTATGGTTCTCACCATTGACTGATAGCCTTAAACAATTTATAGACAGTACACAACAATATGTTGAAGGTGACGTAAGAGTTAAATTATTCAAAGGCAATGCGATTGTAAACGGCAGAAAATCACCATATACACTATATGATGAAAAACTTGCGACTTATACTAAAGAAGATGCCTTTAATCAAGAAGCTGCAGTAGGATTTATCGATATTTATGGTTTACCAACACAAGTCAATGCTATGTTACATGGAGGCTATAGTAATGAGTAA
- the argH gene encoding argininosuccinate lyase, which yields MSNKAWGGRFEAQPEEWVDEFNASIDFDQNLIDQDVQGSIAHATMLANQNIISQDEAHTIIEGLKAIQKDVHQNKIEFKASLEDIHLNIEHELIQRVGEAGGKLHTGRSRNDQVATDMHLYTKEEVSGIIELIKSLQQTILTIANQHVDTIMPGYTHLQRAQPISFAHHIMTYFWMLERDKSRFQDSMKRIDISPLGAAALSGTTHPIDRHETQELLNFSAVYENSLDAVSDRDYIVETLHNISLTMVHLSRFSEEIIFWSTDEAKFITLSDAFSTGSSIMPQKKNPDMAELIRGKVGRTTGHLMSMLVTLKGLPLAYNKDMQEDKEGLFDAIHTIKGSLKIFEGMLDTMTVNTNRLNETVTKDFSNATELADYLVSKNVPFRTAHEIVGKIVLDCINKGIYLLDVPLEDYQSHHESIEADIYDFLKPENCLKRRKSYGSTGQDAVKHQLSVAQQLINS from the coding sequence ATGAGTAATAAAGCTTGGGGAGGCAGATTTGAAGCACAACCAGAAGAATGGGTTGATGAATTTAATGCTTCAATTGATTTCGATCAAAATCTAATCGATCAAGATGTACAAGGCAGTATTGCACATGCTACAATGCTCGCTAATCAAAATATTATTAGTCAAGATGAAGCCCATACAATTATCGAAGGGCTAAAAGCAATACAAAAAGACGTACATCAAAATAAAATCGAATTCAAAGCGTCATTAGAAGATATTCATTTAAATATTGAACATGAACTGATTCAACGTGTTGGTGAAGCTGGGGGTAAACTTCACACAGGAAGAAGTAGAAATGACCAAGTAGCTACAGATATGCATTTATATACTAAAGAAGAAGTAAGTGGCATTATTGAATTAATTAAATCATTACAACAAACAATACTGACAATTGCTAACCAACATGTCGATACGATTATGCCAGGTTATACGCACTTGCAACGTGCACAGCCTATTTCATTTGCACATCACATTATGACTTACTTTTGGATGTTAGAACGTGATAAATCACGTTTCCAAGATAGTATGAAAAGAATCGATATCTCCCCTCTTGGTGCAGCAGCATTAAGTGGGACAACACATCCTATTGATCGTCATGAAACACAAGAATTACTCAATTTTAGTGCAGTTTATGAAAATAGTTTGGACGCAGTAAGTGACCGTGACTATATTGTTGAAACTTTGCATAATATCTCATTAACTATGGTTCATTTATCAAGATTTTCTGAAGAAATTATCTTTTGGTCTACAGATGAAGCTAAATTCATTACTTTATCTGATGCCTTTTCTACAGGGTCATCCATCATGCCTCAAAAGAAAAATCCTGATATGGCTGAATTGATTAGAGGTAAAGTTGGACGTACCACAGGACATTTAATGAGTATGTTAGTAACACTCAAAGGATTACCATTAGCTTATAACAAGGATATGCAAGAAGATAAAGAAGGCTTATTTGATGCGATTCATACCATTAAAGGTTCATTAAAAATATTTGAAGGTATGCTAGATACTATGACGGTAAATACCAACCGTTTAAATGAAACAGTTACTAAAGATTTTTCAAATGCTACTGAATTAGCAGATTATCTAGTAAGTAAGAACGTTCCATTTAGAACAGCACATGAAATTGTTGGAAAAATCGTCTTAGATTGTATTAATAAAGGTATTTATTTACTTGATGTACCTTTAGAAGATTATCAATCACATCATGAAAGTATCGAAGCTGATATTTATGACTTTTTAAAGCCTGAAAATTGTTTAAAACGTCGTAAAAGTTATGGTTCAACAGGTCAAGATGCTGTTAAACACCAATTATCAGTTGCACAACAATTAATAAATTCATAA
- a CDS encoding glucose-6-phosphate isomerase: MTHIQLDYGKTLEFFGEHELEQQKDIVKTLHKTIHEGTGAGNDFLGWVDLPVDYDKEEFSRIVEASKRIKANSDVLVVIGIGGSYLGARAAIEMLTSSFRTNNDYPEIVFVGNHLSSSYTKELVDYLADKDFSVNVISKSGTTTEPAVAFRLFKQLVENKYGKEEAKKRIFATTDKQKGALKQLATNEGYETFVVPDDVGGRYSVLTAVGLLPIAAAGINIEAMMIGAAKARKELSSDKLEENIAYQYATIRNLLYSKGYTTEMLINYEPSMQYFNEWWKQLFGESEGKDFKGIYPSSANYTTDLHSLGQYVQEGRRFLFETVVKVNHPKHDLTIEEDSDDLDGLNYLAGKTIDEVNTKAFEGTLLAHTDGGVPNIVVNIPQLDEETFGYVVYFFELACAMSGYQLGVNPFNQPGVEAYKQNMFALLGKPGFEDMKKDLEARL; the protein is encoded by the coding sequence ATGACTCATATTCAATTAGATTATGGTAAAACTTTAGAATTTTTTGGAGAACATGAATTAGAACAACAAAAAGATATCGTGAAGACATTACACAAAACGATACATGAAGGAACTGGTGCAGGAAATGATTTCTTGGGTTGGGTAGACCTTCCTGTTGATTATGATAAAGAAGAGTTTTCAAGAATTGTAGAAGCTTCTAAACGTATTAAAGCAAATTCTGACGTGTTAGTTGTTATTGGTATTGGTGGTTCATACCTTGGTGCACGTGCTGCTATTGAAATGCTAACATCTTCATTCAGAACAAATAATGACTATCCTGAAATTGTGTTTGTAGGTAATCATTTATCTTCAAGCTATACAAAAGAGTTAGTAGATTATTTAGCTGACAAAGATTTTTCTGTAAATGTTATTTCTAAATCTGGTACAACTACAGAACCAGCAGTTGCATTCCGTTTATTCAAACAATTAGTTGAGAATAAATATGGTAAAGAAGAAGCTAAAAAACGTATCTTTGCTACAACTGATAAGCAAAAGGGTGCATTGAAACAATTAGCTACGAATGAAGGCTATGAAACATTTGTAGTACCTGATGATGTAGGTGGTCGCTATTCAGTTTTAACTGCTGTAGGTTTATTACCAATCGCAGCTGCAGGTATTAATATTGAAGCAATGATGATTGGTGCAGCAAAAGCACGTAAAGAATTATCTTCTGACAAATTAGAAGAAAATATTGCTTATCAATATGCAACAATCCGTAACCTTCTGTATAGCAAAGGTTATACAACTGAAATGCTTATTAACTATGAACCTTCAATGCAATATTTCAATGAATGGTGGAAACAATTATTCGGTGAATCAGAAGGTAAAGACTTTAAAGGTATTTATCCTTCAAGTGCTAACTACACAACTGATTTACATTCATTAGGACAATACGTACAAGAAGGTCGTCGTTTCTTATTTGAAACAGTTGTAAAAGTGAATCATCCAAAACATGATCTTACTATTGAAGAAGATAGTGACGATTTAGATGGATTAAATTATCTTGCTGGTAAAACAATTGATGAAGTTAATACAAAAGCGTTTGAAGGTACATTATTAGCACATACTGATGGTGGCGTTCCAAATATCGTTGTTAACATTCCACAATTAGATGAAGAAACATTTGGTTATGTCGTTTACTTCTTCGAACTTGCTTGTGCTATGAGCGGCTATCAATTAGGTGTCAATCCATTCAATCAACCTGGTGTAGAAGCATATAAACAAAATATGTTTGCTTTACTTGGTAAACCAGGATTTGAAGATATGAAGAAAGACCTTGAAGCAAGATTATAA